A DNA window from Luteolibacter luteus contains the following coding sequences:
- a CDS encoding helix-turn-helix transcriptional regulator, giving the protein MTGIQRERVHQLWDSLTDFPASETERALEHLMASIAKMIGAGNAYWLGYIRLCVPVPDDPLKGLRPGAGRYLHPTPAHSESARGQTGQWNRRQVNEGYVRAARDVGQFRSFRLRKEMRPAYFEEEFYQTFHASRGFHDQCIVFFPVNDDYESMFNFQRVGVARDFTAAEEAIAAYALRGIKWFHRQVALSYGLLLAETPLTPLQRQITRLLLTERSEKQIAAEIGRTPGMTHKHITEIFRKFGVNGRADLMAIWLGKGKAT; this is encoded by the coding sequence ATGACGGGCATCCAGCGTGAGAGGGTTCACCAACTATGGGATTCGCTCACGGATTTTCCCGCCTCCGAGACCGAACGCGCGCTGGAGCATCTCATGGCCAGCATCGCCAAAATGATCGGTGCCGGCAATGCCTACTGGCTGGGCTACATCCGCCTATGTGTGCCGGTGCCGGATGATCCGCTCAAGGGACTGCGCCCAGGAGCCGGGCGCTACCTCCATCCCACGCCGGCGCACAGCGAATCCGCCCGCGGCCAGACGGGCCAGTGGAACCGCCGGCAAGTCAACGAAGGCTATGTCCGGGCCGCGCGCGACGTGGGGCAGTTTCGCTCCTTCCGCCTCCGCAAGGAAATGCGCCCCGCCTATTTCGAGGAGGAGTTTTACCAAACCTTTCATGCGTCCCGCGGATTTCACGACCAGTGCATCGTTTTCTTCCCGGTGAACGACGACTACGAATCCATGTTCAACTTCCAGCGTGTCGGCGTGGCGCGGGACTTCACTGCTGCCGAGGAAGCCATCGCCGCCTACGCGCTGCGGGGCATCAAGTGGTTTCACCGCCAGGTCGCTCTCAGCTACGGCCTCCTCCTCGCGGAGACTCCCCTCACCCCGCTCCAACGCCAAATCACCCGCCTACTCCTCACCGAACGCAGCGAAAAGCAAATCGCCGCGGAGATCGGCCGGACCCCGGGCATGACGCACAAGCACATCACGGAAATTTTCCGCAAATTCGGCGTCAACGGCCGCGCTGACCTGATGGCCATCTGGCTCGGGAAGGGGAAGGCCACGTAG
- a CDS encoding bifunctional YncE family protein/alkaline phosphatase family protein: MRSPYWCSLLFLLALVSTGAAEDRGPVAGPTETGYLLPNGWHLTPVGKHFVTTDMPLNVIPLADGKRALIATSGYNRHNLYLVDIGGDEPQSLATASSRQSWYGLAIDKSEGKVWWSGGGYGELHSFDLNNGGFTRTSAPESRPGRGKKANADGPKAGDAPASDTKSFRSGVALDEAAGLLYSLDINAGELHAIRLADGSKNTLPTGGRPYDVVVGPKQLFVSDWAGDQILVIDPAGFRVVAKIPVGDHPNQMVLHKDGRLFVACSASNTVSVIDTKRGQVVETIFTALFPKAPEGSTPDALALAPDGDTLYVANADNNCIAVIDVETPRQSGVKGFIPTGWYPTAVAVTPDGKNLLVGVGKGLRSHPNPRKEEGETLDSEGKPLKGRAGRPYPYIGTLMSGALTVLPVPDETTLKDYTAKVYQNCPYSDEQLTVAPHPVRTAIPTRVGDASPIKHVIYIIKENRTYDQVFGDLASGPDPKGNGDPSLCMFPRKVTPNHHKLAEEFVLLDNLYCNGQVSRDGHPWSTMAYNTDYIARDWHLTYSKREGVDDDDEGHLQNAPSGYLWDACARAGLSYRAYGEYGKRVSDGQGALKMEGRVPGLIGHLCPEYGIPKVAGQKNRDTDNAEVFIAEYDKFAKEGTMPRFIIMSLGEDHTSGTTVGAFTPEACVASNDLALGRIVEHVSHGPLWKETAIFVIEDDAQNGPDHVDAQRTVGLVISPYTKRKVVDSTLYSTVSLIRTMELILGLEPLSQYDAAARPMFNSFTDQEDLTPYTHEAARMDLEAKNTELSYGAERSNKMDFSEYDRIDDFELNEILWHAVMGKDAPTPPAVRHAIAFRSLPTAK; the protein is encoded by the coding sequence ATGAGATCTCCGTACTGGTGTTCGCTGTTGTTCCTCCTTGCCCTAGTTTCCACCGGTGCGGCCGAGGACCGCGGACCGGTGGCCGGTCCCACGGAAACCGGCTACCTTTTGCCGAACGGTTGGCATTTGACGCCAGTGGGGAAGCATTTCGTGACCACGGACATGCCGCTCAACGTGATTCCACTCGCGGATGGCAAGCGGGCTCTCATTGCGACCAGCGGCTACAACCGGCACAACCTCTACCTCGTGGACATTGGCGGGGACGAGCCGCAGTCGCTTGCGACCGCGAGCAGCCGGCAGAGCTGGTATGGTCTGGCGATCGACAAGTCGGAAGGAAAGGTCTGGTGGTCCGGGGGCGGTTACGGAGAGCTCCACAGCTTTGATTTGAACAACGGGGGCTTCACGAGAACCAGCGCGCCCGAGTCACGCCCGGGCCGGGGCAAGAAGGCGAATGCCGATGGTCCGAAGGCGGGCGACGCTCCTGCGTCCGATACGAAGTCATTCCGCTCCGGCGTGGCGCTCGACGAGGCGGCGGGCCTGCTCTACTCGCTCGACATCAACGCGGGTGAGCTTCACGCGATCCGCCTGGCGGATGGTAGCAAGAATACCCTGCCGACCGGGGGCCGTCCGTATGATGTCGTGGTTGGTCCGAAGCAGCTCTTTGTGAGCGATTGGGCAGGGGATCAGATTCTGGTGATTGATCCGGCGGGATTCCGGGTAGTCGCGAAGATCCCGGTGGGTGATCACCCGAACCAGATGGTGCTTCACAAGGATGGCCGCCTGTTTGTGGCGTGCTCGGCGAGTAACACCGTGAGTGTGATCGATACGAAGCGCGGACAGGTGGTGGAGACGATCTTCACGGCGCTTTTTCCAAAGGCTCCGGAAGGCAGCACGCCGGATGCCCTGGCACTCGCACCGGATGGCGACACGCTCTACGTGGCCAATGCGGATAACAACTGCATCGCGGTGATCGATGTGGAAACGCCCCGGCAGTCCGGAGTGAAGGGCTTCATTCCCACGGGCTGGTATCCCACCGCGGTGGCGGTCACGCCGGATGGCAAGAACCTGCTTGTCGGGGTGGGCAAGGGCTTGCGCTCGCATCCCAATCCGAGGAAAGAGGAAGGGGAGACCCTTGATTCGGAAGGAAAGCCGCTGAAGGGGAGGGCGGGGCGGCCCTATCCGTACATCGGCACCTTGATGAGCGGAGCGCTGACGGTGCTACCGGTGCCGGATGAGACCACCTTGAAGGACTACACCGCGAAGGTTTACCAGAACTGTCCTTATTCGGACGAGCAGCTGACCGTAGCGCCGCATCCGGTGAGGACCGCGATCCCGACCCGGGTAGGCGACGCGAGTCCGATCAAGCATGTGATCTACATCATCAAGGAGAACCGCACCTATGACCAGGTGTTCGGTGATCTGGCGTCGGGGCCCGATCCGAAGGGGAATGGGGATCCTTCTCTGTGCATGTTCCCGCGCAAGGTGACGCCGAACCATCACAAGCTCGCGGAGGAGTTCGTGTTGCTCGATAACCTTTACTGCAATGGCCAAGTGAGCCGCGACGGGCATCCCTGGAGCACGATGGCTTATAACACCGATTACATCGCGCGCGATTGGCACCTGACCTACTCGAAGCGAGAGGGGGTGGACGATGACGATGAAGGCCACCTGCAAAATGCTCCTTCCGGGTATCTCTGGGATGCCTGTGCGCGGGCCGGTCTGAGCTATCGCGCTTATGGCGAATATGGCAAGCGGGTGAGCGACGGGCAGGGAGCTCTCAAGATGGAGGGGCGAGTTCCCGGTTTGATCGGGCATCTCTGCCCGGAGTATGGCATCCCAAAGGTCGCCGGACAGAAGAACCGCGATACGGACAATGCCGAAGTCTTTATCGCCGAATACGACAAGTTCGCCAAAGAGGGCACCATGCCCCGCTTCATCATCATGAGCCTAGGGGAAGACCACACCTCGGGAACGACGGTGGGAGCCTTCACGCCCGAGGCCTGTGTTGCTTCCAATGACCTGGCCCTGGGCCGGATCGTGGAGCATGTCTCCCACGGCCCGCTGTGGAAGGAGACGGCAATCTTTGTGATCGAAGACGACGCCCAGAACGGCCCCGATCACGTCGATGCCCAGCGCACGGTAGGGCTGGTGATCTCGCCTTACACCAAGCGCAAGGTCGTGGATAGCACGCTCTATTCGACGGTCAGCCTTATCCGGACGATGGAACTGATCCTCGGGCTCGAACCTCTCAGCCAGTACGATGCTGCTGCACGGCCTATGTTCAACAGTTTCACGGATCAGGAGGACCTGACTCCTTACACGCACGAAGCTGCTAGAATGGATCTGGAGGCGAAGAACACCGAATTGTCTTACGGCGCGGAGCGATCGAACAAGATGGACTTCAGCGAATACGACCGGATCGATGACTTCGAGCTGAATGAAATCCTATGGCACGCCGTGATGGGCAAGGACGCCCCGACTCCTCCCGCAGTGCGTCATGCGATTGCATTCCGTTCGCTGCCAACCGCCAAATAA
- a CDS encoding GAF domain-containing sensor histidine kinase: protein MEFRPYYAGPGRVESLKSSGLLDGLHGIDFDSVTKLAAKAANAPTSLVSLIDDRRQVFVGACGLPDSLSAERQTPLSYSFCQHAVQLRRPLVICDARKETLVADNPAVEEFGVIAYLGFPILGSGRHLYGALCVIDSQPRQWTEEEIGLVREFASIVASLIEQHLARTYQKNAVDVLLHDLKSPLSSIRMGADLLHERADDLPPPLDKMVRALKVSADKAVSMVTSLGLRDRVSLRCDDLYGTTESVASRFRPLAGRKGMAIRVSDPGLRIPLDCPDWVISEALENLLTNAVNFSETGEIRVGLKRVGEAAIIDVQDEGPGFHADDYDKVFRPYSAFRMRPAGADPSAGIGLSIAKKLLEAEGGTIVLLSQAGESAAFRITVPVRSRE from the coding sequence ATGGAATTCAGGCCCTATTATGCCGGTCCCGGACGGGTGGAGAGTTTGAAGAGCTCCGGCCTGCTCGATGGCCTTCACGGCATCGACTTCGATTCCGTGACCAAGCTTGCCGCGAAGGCAGCCAATGCCCCGACTTCATTGGTCTCGCTGATTGATGACAGGCGCCAGGTATTTGTGGGTGCTTGCGGTCTGCCCGACTCTCTCTCCGCAGAAAGGCAGACCCCCCTGAGCTATTCATTTTGCCAACATGCGGTGCAGCTTCGCCGGCCTCTGGTGATTTGTGATGCGCGCAAGGAAACCTTGGTCGCGGACAATCCCGCGGTAGAGGAGTTCGGCGTGATTGCTTACCTCGGGTTTCCGATCCTTGGATCCGGCCGTCACTTGTATGGCGCGCTGTGCGTGATCGATAGCCAGCCGCGGCAGTGGACCGAGGAGGAGATCGGTTTGGTTCGGGAATTCGCTTCGATCGTGGCTTCGTTGATCGAGCAACATCTCGCGCGCACCTATCAGAAGAATGCGGTCGATGTGCTGCTACATGATCTGAAGTCCCCGCTCTCGAGCATTCGCATGGGAGCGGATCTCCTCCATGAGAGGGCGGATGATCTTCCGCCGCCACTGGACAAGATGGTCCGTGCGCTGAAGGTGAGTGCCGACAAAGCCGTGAGCATGGTGACCTCGCTGGGTCTCAGGGACCGGGTTTCGCTGCGGTGCGATGATCTTTATGGAACCACCGAGTCGGTGGCTTCGCGCTTCCGCCCGCTTGCGGGGCGGAAGGGAATGGCAATCCGGGTTTCGGATCCCGGACTGCGCATTCCTTTGGATTGTCCTGACTGGGTCATCTCCGAGGCTTTGGAAAACTTGCTGACCAATGCGGTCAACTTCAGCGAGACGGGTGAGATCCGTGTCGGTCTGAAGCGGGTGGGGGAAGCTGCCATCATCGACGTACAGGATGAGGGGCCGGGGTTCCATGCCGACGATTATGATAAGGTCTTCCGCCCTTATTCCGCCTTTCGCATGCGTCCCGCCGGCGCGGATCCTTCTGCAGGCATCGGCCTGAGCATCGCGAAGAAACTACTGGAGGCGGAGGGCGGTACGATTGTGCTCCTCAGTCAAGCGGGCGAGAGCGCGGCGTTCCGGATCACGGTGCCGGTGCGTTCTCGGGAATAA
- a CDS encoding thrombospondin type 3 repeat-containing protein: MKLVFQRFIRSALPVIGVGLLVTAAQAALVVPAGQGHVLLAFRDSSNPATGSYLVNIGAVSQFESASAGSTTAVATIGALAGDLDAFDTTEDDEVVPWHSRKQVVWSAFSRNAGDNDAIYISRPRTSIAQQSTPYAARSGFQHNSAFAEISSVIGQGFNVLTSTAGAPDSADNSRGAFQTSTLADAPVYRFQVATEGRNDFATWPNIEKDFTAGAANSAIDFYVHRKAASLSDLGTVTYLGYFSITTGGVVSFTRASAGNPNQDTDGDGFTDGDEAVAGTSPTDPASFFQVSAPVVVPGVSRTFSLQTIANRRYAVEYNDDLAGAWTEVYVHLSGAGATPLSWVDNDPTRNGLSHGFYRVQVTNP; encoded by the coding sequence ATGAAATTAGTTTTCCAAAGATTCATTCGATCCGCGCTGCCTGTCATTGGCGTGGGGCTGCTGGTGACGGCAGCGCAGGCGGCCCTTGTGGTCCCGGCAGGACAAGGGCATGTCCTGCTTGCCTTCCGTGATTCCTCGAATCCGGCTACCGGTTCCTATCTGGTGAACATCGGTGCGGTGTCCCAGTTCGAGTCTGCCTCCGCAGGATCGACCACTGCCGTGGCGACGATTGGTGCGCTCGCCGGCGATCTCGATGCCTTTGACACGACCGAGGACGATGAGGTGGTGCCATGGCACTCCCGCAAGCAGGTGGTGTGGTCGGCCTTCAGCCGCAATGCCGGTGACAACGATGCGATCTATATTTCGCGTCCGCGCACTTCGATCGCCCAGCAGAGCACGCCGTATGCGGCACGCAGCGGTTTCCAGCACAACTCCGCATTTGCGGAGATCAGCTCGGTGATCGGGCAAGGCTTCAATGTTCTGACCTCCACCGCTGGTGCTCCAGATTCGGCGGACAATTCCCGGGGTGCCTTCCAGACCAGTACTTTGGCGGACGCTCCGGTCTATCGTTTCCAAGTGGCGACGGAAGGCCGAAACGACTTCGCGACCTGGCCGAACATCGAGAAGGATTTTACCGCCGGTGCGGCCAACTCCGCGATCGACTTTTATGTTCATCGCAAGGCGGCCTCGCTCTCCGATCTAGGGACCGTGACCTACCTCGGCTACTTCTCCATCACTACCGGAGGCGTGGTTAGCTTCACCCGGGCTTCCGCCGGGAATCCGAATCAGGATACCGATGGCGACGGCTTCACTGATGGGGATGAGGCGGTGGCGGGTACGAGCCCAACTGATCCTGCTTCCTTCTTCCAAGTGTCCGCACCGGTGGTGGTACCGGGTGTCTCGCGGACTTTCAGCCTGCAGACGATCGCGAATCGCCGCTACGCGGTCGAATACAACGACGATCTGGCAGGAGCCTGGACAGAGGTCTACGTGCATCTCTCCGGTGCCGGAGCCACGCCGCTCAGCTGGGTGGACAATGATCCCACCCGCAATGGCCTGTCCCATGGCTTCTATCGCGTCCAAGTGACGAATCCCTGA
- a CDS encoding ShlB/FhaC/HecB family hemolysin secretion/activation protein, with protein MKTASSIFPPRLSWPAHVVALGILLGVAGQLPASTPQQSTLLIREYRVQGSTLLTPLEIEEAVYPYLGPGRTADDVEQARAALEKVFRDKGYQTVTVQIPVQDPRSGVIRLQVVEGKIGRLRVTGAKYFLPSRIKEEAPSLAEGSVPDFAKVKAEIIALNRLPDRTVKPQLRAGVEPGTYDVDLEVEDKSPLHGSLEVNNRYSPNTTQTRLNGAISYGNLFQKGHTLGLDFQVAPENPDDALVFSGYYLARVSDKVSLMLQATKQDSDISTLGGSAVAGRGEILGLRALFDLPGTDSFYQTFSLGMDWKSYDDRTIGGFTFETPIEYFPVSANYGASWVKKNSFTQANLSLNFHLRGMGGDQAEFDGKRYQADGSFIYLRGDLSHTRDLNDGSQLFGKLQGQVSSQPLVNSEQISGGGLGNARGYLEATALGDSGIFATAEYRTRSFIGKKDEKGKQADEWRIHAFVDAGTLNVMKPLPSQKSFFNFLSAGAGTRFRLREHYNGSLDIGVPFTTQADAESGEVRVTFRGWAEF; from the coding sequence GTGAAAACCGCTTCATCCATTTTCCCCCCACGCCTCTCCTGGCCAGCCCATGTGGTTGCGCTGGGAATCTTGCTTGGCGTGGCGGGGCAGCTGCCTGCGTCTACCCCGCAGCAGTCCACCTTGTTGATCCGCGAGTATCGCGTGCAGGGCTCGACCCTGCTGACGCCGCTCGAGATTGAGGAAGCGGTCTATCCCTATCTTGGTCCCGGTCGAACTGCAGACGATGTTGAGCAGGCCCGGGCTGCCTTGGAGAAGGTCTTCCGCGACAAGGGCTATCAAACCGTCACCGTGCAGATTCCGGTGCAAGACCCGCGTTCCGGAGTGATCCGCTTGCAGGTCGTGGAGGGGAAGATCGGCCGGCTGCGCGTCACGGGCGCGAAGTATTTCTTGCCAAGCCGGATCAAGGAAGAAGCGCCATCGCTGGCGGAGGGCTCGGTGCCTGACTTCGCAAAGGTGAAGGCCGAGATCATCGCGCTGAACCGCTTGCCGGATCGCACGGTGAAGCCACAGCTCCGGGCTGGTGTCGAGCCGGGTACCTATGACGTGGATCTGGAGGTAGAGGACAAGTCCCCGCTCCACGGTTCGCTGGAGGTGAACAACCGCTACAGCCCGAATACCACGCAGACCCGCCTGAATGGTGCGATCAGTTACGGCAATCTCTTCCAGAAGGGACACACGCTCGGTCTCGATTTCCAGGTGGCGCCGGAGAACCCTGACGATGCCCTGGTTTTCTCCGGCTATTACCTGGCCCGCGTCTCAGACAAAGTCAGCCTGATGCTCCAGGCGACGAAGCAGGACAGCGATATCTCCACGCTGGGAGGCTCCGCTGTCGCTGGCCGTGGTGAGATCCTGGGCCTGCGTGCGCTTTTCGATCTGCCGGGCACGGATAGCTTCTATCAGACGTTCTCGCTGGGGATGGATTGGAAGTCCTATGACGACCGGACGATCGGTGGATTCACCTTTGAGACTCCGATCGAATACTTTCCTGTCAGTGCGAACTACGGCGCCTCCTGGGTGAAGAAGAATTCCTTCACGCAGGCAAATCTCTCCTTGAACTTCCACCTTCGGGGGATGGGCGGGGATCAGGCCGAGTTCGATGGCAAGCGCTACCAGGCAGATGGCAGCTTCATTTACCTGCGCGGGGACCTTTCACACACGCGTGACCTGAACGATGGCTCGCAGCTCTTTGGAAAGCTCCAAGGGCAAGTATCAAGCCAACCGCTGGTGAACAGCGAACAGATCAGCGGCGGTGGCTTGGGCAATGCCCGTGGCTATCTGGAAGCGACCGCGCTGGGGGACAGCGGGATCTTTGCCACGGCGGAGTATCGTACCCGCTCTTTCATCGGGAAGAAGGACGAGAAGGGCAAGCAGGCCGATGAATGGCGGATTCATGCCTTTGTCGATGCTGGTACGCTCAATGTGATGAAGCCGCTGCCCTCGCAGAAGTCCTTTTTCAACTTCCTCAGTGCCGGCGCGGGGACCCGCTTCCGCCTGCGAGAGCACTACAACGGCTCCCTGGACATCGGGGTCCCTTTCACCACCCAGGCCGACGCTGAGTCCGGCGAGGTCCGCGTCACTTTCCGCGGTTGGGCCGAATTTTAA
- a CDS encoding DUF2341 domain-containing protein: MIARHVIALLSLSLPLHAVEGWWNKEWTQRQKLTLNTGADAAKLSGPLENAAVLVRLHDGNFQFASAAADGSDLRFVTDDGTLLPHEVEKYDSIVNEAFVWLKVPSLAAGTTTVNLYYGSANPAAVAPAKTTDVYDAALVWHLADRGAAPADSSANGNNGSVALASSEGAIIGGGARLLGAAPVTVAASPSLDFSKGFTWSAWLKPSSLKAGVEIFRRGDFRILLDQGVPLVALGNQRSVPGKAVTAESWTHLAVTAADGKISLFVNGEPVSELAAGLPTLDGELTIGGAEEGSRFVGEIDELEISQGARSADWVKFAAISQGGSDAGLRTATLAAAESSEGGGGHSEALEHVMLFGDIAKNMMFDGWIAIGVCVIMIVVGWTVAIQKFNYLNAVQKGTRAFLQQWKRLSSDLTALDHADESSVKSLGGTLDPRTQALVKKSPLYQIYHLGSEEIRHRLERDKNRTQGLSGRSIQAIRAALDGGMVHETHRLTKGLVFLTISIAGGPYVGLLGTVVGVMITFAIIAKSGEVDVNSIAPGIASALLATVAGLVVAIPALFIYSYLNSRIKETTSGMQVFIDEFVAKMAEFYPPAGEVSPYAPNNDKAA, from the coding sequence ATGATCGCACGTCACGTCATCGCACTGCTCTCCCTCAGTCTGCCCCTCCATGCCGTCGAAGGTTGGTGGAACAAGGAATGGACCCAGCGCCAGAAACTCACGCTGAATACGGGCGCGGATGCCGCGAAGCTCTCCGGGCCGCTCGAAAATGCCGCTGTCCTCGTGCGTCTGCACGATGGGAATTTCCAATTCGCGAGCGCGGCGGCGGACGGTAGCGACCTCCGCTTCGTGACCGATGACGGCACGCTGCTGCCGCATGAGGTCGAAAAATACGACTCGATCGTCAACGAGGCCTTCGTGTGGCTGAAGGTGCCCTCGCTGGCAGCGGGAACGACCACGGTGAACCTTTACTACGGTTCCGCGAATCCCGCCGCGGTGGCCCCGGCAAAGACGACAGATGTCTATGATGCTGCCTTGGTCTGGCACTTGGCCGATCGAGGTGCCGCCCCTGCGGACTCCAGTGCGAACGGTAACAATGGTAGCGTAGCTCTTGCTTCCTCCGAAGGTGCAATCATCGGCGGCGGCGCCCGCCTGCTCGGTGCCGCGCCGGTAACGGTGGCGGCTTCGCCTTCGCTCGATTTCAGCAAGGGATTTACGTGGTCGGCTTGGCTGAAGCCATCCTCATTGAAGGCGGGAGTTGAAATCTTCCGGCGCGGGGATTTCCGTATCCTCCTGGATCAAGGGGTCCCGCTTGTGGCGCTGGGCAACCAGCGGAGCGTTCCGGGCAAGGCGGTGACGGCAGAGAGTTGGACGCATCTGGCGGTGACCGCAGCGGATGGGAAGATCTCGCTCTTCGTGAATGGTGAGCCGGTGAGCGAGCTAGCGGCTGGCCTGCCGACGCTGGATGGCGAGCTGACCATCGGCGGCGCGGAGGAGGGCTCGCGCTTTGTGGGAGAGATCGATGAACTGGAGATTTCGCAGGGAGCACGCTCCGCGGATTGGGTGAAGTTTGCCGCGATCAGCCAAGGTGGTTCCGATGCCGGATTGAGGACGGCCACCCTGGCGGCTGCTGAAAGTAGCGAGGGCGGCGGGGGGCACAGCGAGGCGTTGGAGCACGTGATGCTCTTCGGCGATATCGCGAAGAACATGATGTTCGATGGCTGGATCGCGATCGGGGTCTGCGTGATCATGATCGTGGTCGGATGGACGGTGGCGATCCAGAAGTTCAACTACCTGAATGCGGTCCAGAAGGGCACGCGAGCCTTTCTTCAGCAGTGGAAGCGGCTTTCCTCCGATCTCACCGCGCTGGATCATGCGGACGAGTCGAGTGTGAAGAGCTTGGGCGGCACCTTGGATCCCCGCACACAGGCACTGGTGAAGAAGTCGCCGCTCTATCAGATCTATCACCTGGGATCGGAAGAGATCCGCCATCGTCTGGAGCGTGACAAGAACCGCACGCAGGGCCTTTCCGGGCGCTCGATCCAGGCGATCCGCGCGGCTCTGGATGGCGGGATGGTCCATGAGACGCATCGTCTGACCAAGGGCCTGGTCTTTCTCACGATCAGCATTGCGGGTGGTCCCTACGTCGGCCTGTTGGGCACGGTGGTGGGGGTGATGATCACCTTCGCGATCATTGCGAAGAGCGGGGAGGTGGACGTGAATTCCATCGCTCCGGGTATCGCCTCGGCGCTGCTGGCGACGGTGGCGGGGCTGGTGGTCGCGATCCCCGCGCTCTTCATCTACAGCTACCTGAATAGCCGAATCAAAGAGACGACCAGCGGGATGCAGGTCTTCATCGATGAGTTCGTGGCCAAGATGGCCGAGTTTTATCCGCCGGCCGGGGAAGTGTCTCCCTACGCGCCGAACAACGACAAAGCCGCCTGA
- a CDS encoding ExbD/TolR family protein: protein MMASADDKSYDDINVTPMVDLYLVLLLIFIIMTTAGVQGMKVDLPRASTSATTDLGASKLQAITINTEGKIALNTIPVSITELEAKLSALKSSTKDLPVVVRGDRKSQYQGIMDVLEVLGRVGIDNIGLATEASN, encoded by the coding sequence ATCATGGCTTCCGCCGACGACAAGTCCTACGACGATATCAACGTCACGCCGATGGTGGATCTCTACCTGGTGCTGCTGTTGATCTTCATCATCATGACCACTGCGGGAGTGCAGGGCATGAAAGTGGATCTGCCACGTGCCAGCACGTCTGCAACCACGGATCTGGGTGCGTCAAAGCTGCAAGCAATCACGATCAATACCGAGGGCAAAATCGCGCTCAATACGATCCCGGTGAGCATCACCGAACTCGAGGCCAAGCTCAGCGCGCTGAAGTCGTCCACGAAGGATCTGCCGGTGGTGGTGCGGGGTGATCGCAAGAGCCAATACCAAGGAATCATGGACGTGCTCGAGGTGCTCGGGCGCGTGGGCATCGACAACATCGGTCTCGCGACTGAAGCCTCAAACTGA
- a CDS encoding ExbD/TolR family protein — MDAGDDKSYDDINVTPMVDLYLVLLLIFIIMTTAAVQGMKVELPRASKNPAPANPNAPKVQAITIDDAGKIQLNREPITLPELERRLAAAKAATPDLPAVVRGNRTTQYQVIMDVLDILGRLKITKIGLATQPAK, encoded by the coding sequence ATGGATGCTGGAGACGACAAGTCCTACGACGATATCAACGTCACGCCCATGGTGGATCTCTACCTGGTGTTGCTGCTGATCTTCATCATCATGACCACTGCCGCGGTGCAGGGGATGAAGGTGGAACTTCCCCGCGCCAGCAAGAATCCGGCGCCGGCGAATCCGAATGCTCCGAAGGTGCAGGCAATCACGATCGACGATGCCGGAAAGATCCAGCTCAACCGCGAGCCGATCACCTTGCCCGAGCTTGAACGCCGCCTGGCAGCGGCAAAGGCCGCGACGCCGGATCTGCCTGCCGTGGTGCGGGGTAATCGCACGACGCAATACCAGGTGATCATGGATGTGCTCGATATCCTGGGACGTCTGAAGATTACCAAGATCGGCCTGGCTACCCAACCCGCGAAATAG
- a CDS encoding TonB C-terminal domain-containing protein: MRRRVIGAVVALGIVGLVTAFVLTKPSAPAPKKAKPVEIVQVEVPPPPPPPPPPPPEPEPQQQPEEKEEMIEQEPVAQDEPEEPGPEEPPADLGTGLTGDGPNSFGLSGRGDGGGSGGNGSGRRGGGRFDRYAVLLQNTLAAELRRNPKTRSASYNVKVSIRIDADGRITSLKPSSSTGDPSVDSALRNDFIGIRFSEPPPADMPMPIHTRLTGRKR; encoded by the coding sequence GTGAGGCGCCGTGTCATCGGTGCCGTGGTGGCGCTTGGTATCGTCGGCTTGGTCACCGCCTTTGTCCTGACGAAGCCGTCCGCCCCCGCGCCGAAGAAGGCGAAGCCGGTGGAGATCGTCCAAGTGGAGGTGCCGCCGCCGCCTCCCCCACCGCCGCCGCCACCACCGGAACCCGAACCCCAGCAACAGCCGGAGGAAAAGGAAGAGATGATCGAGCAGGAGCCGGTAGCGCAGGATGAGCCGGAAGAACCGGGACCTGAAGAACCGCCTGCCGACCTTGGCACTGGCCTGACTGGCGATGGTCCGAACAGCTTCGGGCTTTCCGGTCGGGGCGATGGCGGGGGGAGCGGGGGCAATGGTAGCGGACGCCGGGGCGGGGGACGCTTCGATCGCTATGCCGTGCTTCTTCAGAACACCCTGGCCGCAGAGCTGCGACGTAATCCGAAGACCCGGAGTGCTTCCTACAACGTCAAGGTGAGCATCCGCATCGATGCGGACGGACGTATCACCTCGCTCAAGCCGAGTTCCTCGACCGGCGATCCTTCGGTCGATTCGGCACTCCGCAATGATTTTATCGGCATCCGTTTCTCCGAGCCGCCTCCGGCCGACATGCCGATGCCGATCCACACGCGCCTGACCGGGCGCAAACGCTGA